The following are encoded together in the Lactuca sativa cultivar Salinas chromosome 1, Lsat_Salinas_v11, whole genome shotgun sequence genome:
- the LOC111893020 gene encoding uncharacterized protein LOC111893020, with protein sequence MSIPTSSSSSIGSIPSGSIEISNPLFLNSSDNPSTILASKVFDGIGFAMWKRSIILALSTKNKTGSDDFSTYFTKIKRIWDELKTIHEIPNCSCGSTAAINKFLEEQRLVQLLMGLNDLFKAIKGQILMMSPLPSISTVHSLLIHEERQREISANPNLATDSMAMHVNNLTPNYQSSKKYCSNCKKIRHVKSQCYRLIGFPSDFKFTKSKKFESATHNVADNTLDNNQGISPNQYKQLIELLSKVNINEATCVNSVLTDGAMDTSGNFIDSHGNHVSYAFNVVMGSNQEQSTWIIDSGASGHICCDKLLFTTLNNFSRPHLIGLPNDQSIQVTQYGTLPIHDKIILSQAPLSRNKFIIGKRIKNLYIRNYKTLKNPTFVDNFSKYCMNCNKTDNNHLWHLLLFKPLSIKPDLNNLRSFGCRCYASTNSHNRDKFQPRADTCIFVGYPFGQKGYKVLNLNNKGISVTRNVVFVEDKFPLRNGYIFDSSYFSAVFEEPSQSLNETQPSFSSNDQFIESMIIFLNHLNHLNKILLNLNPSYEEQPEYLSNLPS encoded by the exons ATGTCGATTCCTACATCATCAAGTAGTTCTATAGGATCGATTCCTTCGGGATCGATCGAGATCTCAAATCCTCTTTTTCTCAACTCTTCTGATAATCCGAGTACTATACTTGCGTCAAaggtttttgatggaattggATTCGCGATGTGGAAGAGATCTATAATTCTTGCTTTATCAACAAAGAATAAGACCG GTTCGGATGATTTTTCCACTTACTTCACAAAGATCAAGCGAATTTGGGATGAGCTGAAAACTATACATGAAATTCCTAATTGTTCTTGTGGATCTACTGCTGCAATCAACAAATTTCTGGAAGAACAAAGGCTTGTTCAATTACTCATGGGATTGAACGACTTGTTCAAAGCTATTAAAGGTCAAATTTTGATGATGTCTCCTCTTCCTTCAATTTCTACTGTTCATTCCTTATTAATTCATGAAGAAAGACAAAGAGAAATTTCTGCTAATCCAAATCTGGCTACTGATTCTATGGCGATGCATGTTAACAATTTAACTCCAAATTATCAATCATCCAAGAAATATTGTTCAAATTGCAAGAAAATTAGACATGTCAAGTCTCAATGTTATAGATTGATCGGTTTTCCATCTGATTTCAAATTTACAAAGTCAAAGAAATTTGAGTCTGCTACTCACAATGTTGCTGACAATACTCTAGACAATAATCAAGGAATTTCCCCTAATCAATACAAACAACTTATTGAACTTTTATCAAAGGTGAATATAAATGAAGCTACTTGTGTTAATTCTGTTCTTACTGATGGTGCTATGGACACATCGGGTAACTTTATTGATTCTCATGGAAATCATGTTTCTTATGCATTCAATGTTGTTATGGGTTCAAATCAAGAACAATCGACATGGATTATAGATTCAGGGGCTTCAGGTCACATTTGTTGTGATAAATTGCTTTTCACCactttaaacaatttttcaagaCCTCATTTGATTGGGTTACCAAATGATCAGTCTATACAAGTTACTCAATATGGAACTTTACCCATTCATGACAAAATTATACTTTCACAA GCCCCTTTATCTAGGAATAAGTtcatcattggaaaaaggattaAAAACCTCTACATCAGGAATTACAAGACTTTGAAGAATCCTACATTTGTAGACAATTTTTCCAAATATTGTATGAATTGTAATAAGACTGATAATAATCATCTGTGGCATTTACTCTTATTCAAGCCTTTATCAA TCAAACCAGATCTCAATAACTTAAGGTCTTTTGGATGTCGATGTTATGCTTCCACAAATTCTCATAATAGAGATAAATTTCAACCAAGAGCAGATACTTGTATATTTGTGGGATATCCTTTTGGGCAAAAAGGGTATAAGGTTCTCAATTTAAATAACAAGGGTATTTCTGTCACAAGGAATGTTGTTTTTGTTGAAGACAAATTTCCATTACGCAATGGTTATATTTTTGATTCCTCATATTTTTCTGCTGTATTTGAAGAACCTTCTCAATCACTAAATGAAACCCAACCTTCTTTTTCTTCAAATGATCAATTCATTGAATCAATGATCATATTCTTGAACCACCTCAATCACCTTAACAAAATCCTACTCAACCTCAACCCCAGTTACGAAGAACAACCAGAATATCTGTCAAACCTGCCCAGTTAA